GCAACCAATAATGACACCGGTTACCAAAAACCGGGGGAGGACAATTTGGTGTCACGGCGCAGTAGACTCGTAATCGCGAGGGAAACCGGTGTCACTCCTCCAGAATTGTCGTAGGGGAGTAGGTTTCGTGTCTCAGGTTCTTCGAGTTTCTCGTTTCAAGTCTGCGCTGCTTGCCGGCGGCGTCGTGTTCATGCCCGCCATCGCAATGGCGCAGGATGTCGATACAGGCGATACCATCGTCGAGGGCGGCTCCGGGATTGATGAGGACAATGTCATCATCGTTTCCGGCTTCCGCGAATCGCTGAATGCGGCGGTCTCCGCAAAGCGTGAAGCGGTCGGTCAGGTCGACGTCATCGTTGCCGAAGACATCGCCAAGTTTCCGGATACAAACCTCGCGGAATCGCTTCAGCGCATCCCCGGCGTGGCCATCGAACGCGACGCCGGCGAGGGTCGCCAAATCACGGTGCGCGGCCTGGGTGCCCAGTTCACCCGTGTTCGGGTCAACGGCATCGAGACGATCGCCACGTCGGTCGACGGTGCATCGTTCAACCGTGACCGTGCATTCGACTTCAACGTGTTTGCATCGGAACTGTTCAATTCAATCGTCGTCAACAAGACTGCATCAGCAGCTCTCGACGAAGGTTCGCTGGGAGCGGTCATCGACCTCAATACCGGCAACCCGCTTGCCTACGGCGCAGGGACCAAGATCGTCGCGACGGCCCAGGGCCGCTACAACGACCTGAACGACGACATCGCACCGCGCGTTGCCGGACTGTTCGCCTGGAACAATATCGACGAGACCTTCGGCTTGTCCGCGTCTGCAGCATGGTCGAAATACGAAACGCCGGAACTCGGCAACAATTCGGTTCGATGGGCGCAGGCGGACTTCCGATCGGTCGACGGGGTCAATTGCGCGGCCAATCCTGCGGACGCCGGTTGTGTCGAAGCGGGCGACGCTTTCCACCCTCGCATCCCGCGTTACGGCCTGGTGAACCATGACCGTGAACGGCTTGGCGCGACGGCTGCCATCCAGTTCCGGCCGAGCGACAGCACCGACATGGAAATCAATGCGCTCTATTCGAATTTCAAGGAAGACCGCGACGAATACTGGGGCGAAGTCCTCCTGCGTTCGAATGAAGATGAGATCGACCTGCGCAACTATGTCATCGATGCCGACAACAATCTCATCAGCGCCGATTTGGTCAACGCATGGATACGCAACGAACGCTATCACCGCGAAAGCGAAACCGAATTCTACCAGATTTCGGGCCGGATCGACCAGAGTTTCGGGGACAAGGTGACAGCGAAACTGCTGGGCGGTTTCTCGCAGTCAGATGCGACGATTCCGGTCGAAACCACCATTATTTTCGACGACCGGGATGGCAATTACAGCTACGACTATTCCGACATGGAATTCCCGCTGCTGGTTTTCGGCACCGATGTGACCAATCCCTCCAATTTCCAGCTGGCAGAATTTCGCGATCGTCCCAGCGCGGTGGATAACAAGTTCAGGACAATCGCGCTGGACCTCGAATGGGCGCCGGTCGATGGCCTCGCGATATCCGCAGGCCCGTTTTACCGCCAGTTCGATTACTTCACCACCAGCGCGCGCCGGGATAACCAGTATTGCTCGGCTTTCACCTGCGCTGCCGGTGCATATGGTGCCCCGGTAACGGCCGATCTCGCCGAACTTTTCGAGCTTGGCGATGCCGGTCAGCCGAGCGGCAATACCAACTCCTGGGTGGTCCCGAACCTCGATGCAGCGACCGCATTCGTGAACCTCTACAATATCGCCGCGGTAACCCGCGAAGGTGATGAGCGCGGCGTGAAGGAGAAGGTCAAGGGAGCGTATTTCCAGACCGATTTCGAAGTCGATCTGCCACTTCGCGTGTCGGGCAACTTCGGCGCTCGCTATGCCAAGACCGACCAGACGTCGCAGGGCTTCAACAACGGTCAGTATGTGACTGTCCAGCGAAGCTATGACGATTTTCTTCCGGCGGCGAACCTGAACATCTTCCCGAGCGATGATTTCATCATTCGCGGGGCGATTGCGAAGGTGATAACCAGGCCGTCGCTCGGAAACCTGACCCCGGGCGGGTCGGTCGACGAGTTCAACTTCCGCATCACGACAGGCAACCCGTTCATCGAACCCTATCGCGCGTGGAACTACGATCTCTCGCTGGAGTATTACTTCGCTCCCGGCGCACTCGTCTCCCTGGCAGGATTCATCAAGGCTATCGAAAGTTTCCCGGTTGGGGAGTCACTGCAGATCACCTGGGCGCAAAGCGGACTCCCGAATTCGCTGCTCACCCCTGGCACGCCGGTGTATGACGCCATTGTCAACGGCACCGATCCCAATCGCGAATTCGAGTTCCGCACCACGACCAATGGTGAAGGGGCAACCATCAAGGGGGTCGAATTTGGCCTGAACCTGCCATTCTCCGCCTTCACGTCCGGCACCTTGTCCGACTTCGGCGTTCTCGGCAACGTGACCTATGTCGACAGCAATCAGGATGTCGAATTCAACGGAGAGATTTTTCAGGCGACATTCCCCGGCGTTTCGAAATACTCGGCCAACGGGACAGTCTATTATGACAATGGTCGCTTCTCAGTGCGCGTTTCGGGTGCGTATCGCAGCGATTACAACACGGGTAACAGCGGTAACAACAACTTCCTTGAGGGTTTCGGTTCGACCTTCAACCTCGATGCTTCGATCCGTTACAAACTGACTGACAAAATCGAGCTGTTGATCGACGGCAATAACCTGACGGACCAGTACCGTTATCGCTGGACCGACGAGTTTGCCCGCCGGAACTACGAGAACAACCATTTCGGACGCATCGTCATGGTCGGCGCTCGTATCGAGATGTGACCTGCGGATCGACCGAAAGAGCAAGAAGGGCCAGCGGAATGAATAGCGATCGCAGATCGGTACTTACCGCGGGCCTTGCTCTTTCAGCTTTTGGGGCAGGTCGCGCGTACGCGCAGACGCCGCTGCCCACAGCAGACGGACTTCTCCCGCCCGGGTTGCCCCAGCCGACAGAAATAATCGATCTATGGCCGGCAGGCGCGCCCGGATATCCCGCCAACCCGCCAGTAGAGAAGACGACCGAGCGGTCGACCGACGCGCTGGTGAACGACCGTGCGGTCCTAGGGATCACCGTTCCGCGCATGGCTGTCTTCCGTCCGGACCGGCCGAATGGCGCGGCTGTCCTGCTGATACCGGGTGGCGGTTACAAGCACGTGGTGGTCGACAAGGAAGGTTACGAAATGGCGCGCTGGCTGACCGCCCGCGGCTTTACGGCATTCGTGCTGTTCTACCGCCTTCCATACGACGGCTGGGCCGCAGGTCCCGATGTGTGCCTCTCCGACGCACAACGGTCCATGCGCCTCATACGTCACCGCTGGGCGCAGTTCGCAATCGATCCGGAGCGGGTCGCGGTCATGGGTTTTTCGGCCGGAGGTCACCTTTGTGCCGACCTCGGCACCCGTTTTGCCGCCGTGACTTATGACAAGACCGACGATGCGGATGAACTGGGCGCGAAACCGTTCTGCGCGGCCCCGGCCTATCCCGTCATCTCTATGGCGACGGAGGCCGCGCACCCCGGTTCCCGCGAGAAGTTACTGGGCGCGGCTCCTCTCCCCGCGCTCGTAGCGGCGCATTCTCCGGATCAGAACGTTCCGGAGGATGCGCCTCCATTCTTCATCCTTCATGCCGAAGACGATGACGTTGTTCCGGTTGAGAACGCGTTGCTGCTGCGCGCAGCGCTGAAGGCGAAGGGCATTCCGGTCGAAACGCATTTGTTTCAACATGGCGGTCACGGCTTCGGCTTGCGCAAGGCGGTTGGCAAGTCGGTCGCGGTCTGGCCCGAACTGTGGCGCAGTTGGGCCAGATCGATTGGGTTCGCATGACCTACGATCGAAGAGACTTTTTCCGCAATGCGGGCGCGCTCGGCCTGGCCAGCGCCTTGCCAGGTTCGATTGCGACAGGGGTGCGTGCGGCTGAAAGCCCATCGCGACCAGCGGATCCCGGCAGCTACGCGCGAGGGTTCGATAACCAGCGTATCGCCGATCTCGGCAATGGCCGATTTCTCAATCCCGTCGTGTCGGGCGACCGGCCAGACCCGGCGATCCTGCGGGATGGAGACGATTACTTTCTAACCTTCTCGACCTTCGACGCCTATCCCGGCCTCACGATCTGGCATTCGCGAGATCTCGTGAACTGGCGACCGTTGAAGGCCGCGCTCCAAAAGAACATCGGGTCGGTCTGGGCACCCGGCCTGCACAAGGACCGCGGGCGGTATCTGCTCTACATTCCGGTGAAGGCACAGCCGCGTAACGACATTTTCGTAAGCTGGGCGAGCGAGATCGAGGGGCCGTGGAGCGATCCGGTCGCGCTTGACCTGCCCAATCATATCGACCCCTGCCATGCGGTGGCGGAAGATGGCAGCAGATGGCTGTTCCTGTCGGGCGGAGACCGGGTGCGTCTGGCGGACGACAGCCTCTCGCTCGCTGGCGAAGTAGAACATGTTTACGACCCGTGGCGTTATCCGTCCGACTGGATTGTCGAAGGCTTCTCGCCCGAAGGCCCGAAGATCCACCGGATCGGCGAATGGTTCTACATGCTGACGGCAGTCGGAGGGACAGCGGGTCCGCCCACGGGGCACATGGTCATCGCTGCGCGCTCGCGCTCTCTTCATGGCCCCTGGCAGCATCATCCACGCAATCCGATCGTTCGCACGAATTCGATAGACGAGGCTTGGTGGTCGCGGGGCCACGCATCGCTGGTGCAGGCACCCGACGATAGCTGGTGGTCGCTCTACCATGGGTACGAGAACGGTTACTGGACGCTCGGGCGCCAATGCCTGCTCGACCCGGTCCGTTTCACGAGTGACGGCTGGTTCGATATGCATGGTGCTGACCTCTCAGGACCGATCGCGAAGCCTTCCGGTGGCGGAACGCAGCCGCACGGAATGGCGCTGTCGGATGATTTCTCCCGCCCGCTCGAGCTGGGCTCCAAATGGTCGTTTTTCCGTCCTGATACGGACGAGCGCAACCGCATCCGCATCGAGGATGGCACGTTGCACTTCGCGGGCAAAGGCGAGGCGCCCTCTTCAGGTTCGCCATTGCTCATTACCGCCGGTGACCGAAGCTACATGTTCGAATGCGATATCGAATGTGCAGAAGGCGGCAGGGCAGGTCTTGTCCTGTTCTACGACGACAAGCTTTATTGCGGACTCGGTTTCGACGAACAGCGGTTCGTGACGCATCAGTATGGGATCGAACGCGCGCGACCAGCCAATCCCCACGGTCGGCGGATGCGCATGCGCGTTACCAACCGGCAGCACATCGTTACCTTCGATACAAGCGGCGATGATGGCCGGACCTGGCACAGGTTCGATCGCGGCATGGAGGTGTCGGGCTATCATCATAATGTTCGCGGCGGTTTCCTGATGCTTCGTCCGGGGCTGTATGCCGCGGGTAAGGGCGAAGCTCGCTTTCGCGATTTCCGCTTTACCGCCCTGGCGGATTGAAGTGCGCGGCAGGAGAAGGCGCCAGAAAATGGGAATGTCGGTCCCGGTGAATCGAAGGGGTTTCCTGGCGGGGTCCGCCGCGCTGGGTGCCGGACTGATGCTGGCCGGCTGCGATCGCCGCATGTCGGGCCTGCTTACCAGCGCGGATGCCCATCCGGCTGACTATCCGACCAGCAGGGCCGTATCCTACATGGGAGAGCTGCTGGCAGAGCGAACCGGCGGAAGGCTCGGCATAAAGCTTTACGCGGGAGGCCAGCTCGGCAGCGAAACCGACACGCTGGAAATCACGAGCTTCGGCGGGCTCGACCTCAACCGGGTCAACCTCGCTCCGCTCAATTCGATGGAGCCGATGACGCTCCCGCTCTCGCTGCCTTTCGTGTTCGATTCAGTCGATCACATGCGCCGCGTGGTCGACAGCGATATCGGCGACGAGGTGCTTGCCTCGCTCGAACCGCATGGCCTGATCGGACTTTGCTTCTACGATTCCGGTGCGCGCAGTTTCTACAACAAGGCGCGGCCGATCAATTCGCCGGCGGACATGAAAGGGATGAAGCTACGCGTCCCCGCGTCCGACCTCTACGTCGCCATGGTCAACGCGCTCGGTGCCAATGCCGTCCCGATATCTTTCGGCGAAATCTACCAGTCGCTAACCCAAGGCGTGATCGACGGGGCGGAAAACAACTGGCCAACGCTCGTCAGCGAGCGTCATTATGAGGCGATCAACTTTTTCAGCCTCACCGATCACCTTCTGACGCCGGAAGCGCTGGTGATGAGCAAGGCGAGCTGGGACCGGCTCGATGCTGCAGACAAGCAAATCGTTGCGCAGACGGCGAAGGAATCGGTCATCCGGATGCGCGAACTTTGGGACGCCAGGGTCGACGAGGCGAAGGCGGCGATCGAGGCGTCCGATGTCACGGTCAACACGGTCGACAAACAGCCGTTCGCGAACCTCATGAAGCCAGTCTGGAGCGAGTTCATCACTACACCGCAACAGCAGTCGATCGTTGAGCGCATAACCGCAATGGGAGGGCAGTGAATTGGCCCACAGGATCAGTATGCTGCTGATCAGGCTCGGTGCGCTGGGCCTGGTGGCAATGACAGCGATCATCGGTTGGCAGGTGTTCGGGCGGTTCGTACTCAATTCCAGCCCGTCCTGGACCGAGCAGGCGTCCCTGATCCTGATGATCTGGTACGTGATGTTCGCCGCTGCGGCAGGGGTATACGAGGGGTTTCACATCCGCATTGCCCTGCTGGAAGAGAAGCTGGGCGAACGCGCAGCGCCGGCCCGCAGGTTGGTTGCGGCGATTGTCATGCTGCTCGGGCTGGTCCTCCTCATCTACGGTGCGGAGCTTTGCTGGCTGGTGCGTGACAATGTCGTACCGTCGCTCGGCGTCAGCCGTTCGGTAGCTTACTTTCCGATGCCGCTGTCCGGCTTGCTAATGGCGCTTTTCGCAATGCCAGGCGTGCTCGGCCGTGCCTCCTATCCGGCTCAAGAGGAGGAGGCGTAATGGAATTGCTCGTCCTCTTCGGGGTGCTCTTCGTCCTGCTCGCGCTGGGCGTGCCGGTGGGCTACGCGCTGCTCGGCTCCGCGCTCTCCTGCTTCGGGGTCATGGATATCCCGCCGATCGTCGCCGTGCAGAGGGTGGCAGCAGGTATCAGCGTCTTCACGCTCATGGCGATCCCTTTCTTCATATTTGCCGGCGATCTGATGTATCGCGCCGGAATAGCGGAGCGGCTCGTCAGGGTGGCCGATGCTGCGGTCGGCCGGGTTCGCGGCGGCCTTGGCCTGGTCGATGTCGGTGCGTCGATGATGTTCGGCGCTGTGTCCGGCTCTGCCATTGCCAGTGCGTCGGCAATCGGTTCGAGCATGGTTCCACTGATGAAGGACAAGGGCTATCCTGGCGATTACGCCGTGAACGTCACCGTCACGGCCGCGATCGTTGGCCTGCTCATTCCGCCCTCGCACAACATGATCATCTATTCCGCTGCATCGGGCATCGGCGTGTCGATCGGAGATTTGTTCGTCGCAGGTCTCGTACCCGGACTTCTCACCGGTTTGATGCTGATGGCGACGGCCTGGGTCGTGGCGAGGCGCCGCGGTCTGCCCTATGGGGCCTTCCCCGGATGGCGCGAATTCATTCGAGCAGCGGTGTTTGCAGTGCCGGGCCTGCTCACCGCAGTCATTATCATGGGCGGTATCCTGAGCGGGATATTCACCCCGACCGAGAGTTCGGCCATAGCCGTTATCTATACCATCCTCGTCGGGGTGCTGGTCTACCGCAGCCTCGGCTGGTCGGCATTCTGGGAAGCTGCGCAGAAATCGGTGCGGACGGCATCGATGGTCCTGTTCATAATTGCTGCAGCAACCGCCTTCGGCTTCGCCCTCGCATTGCTCGAAGTACCGGCGGCACTTGCCTCGCTGATCGGGTTCATCACCGAGAACCCCCTGCTGACGCTGCTCATCATAAATATCATGTTGCTGGCACTGGGCACGTTCATGGACATGGCACCGCTGATTGTCATCACAACGCCGATCTTCCTGCCGGTTGCGATGGGAGTGGGCGTGGATCCGGTCCACTTTGGCATTATCATGATGTTGAACCTCGGGATCGGCCTCGTGACGCCGCCAGTGGGTTCGGTCCTTTTCGTCGGATCTGCGGTGGGAAAGATACCGGTCACTACATTGGTGAAGACAATATGGCCGTTCTACTTCACGCTTGTCGCTGCTTTGCTTCTGATCACGTATGTCCCTGGCCTTTCGCTCTGGCTCCCCGGGGTCATCGCCGATTGATCAGAGTGTGACCCCGCGCTTCCAGATCGAGATGACGCGCTGGCCGGAACGTTCGGCGCTGGTCTCCTGCCCGCTCGCCACTTCGAGCAGGTAATCCGCAAAATCGTCTGCAACCCTGTCCGGATCTTCTGTCAGCATCCGGCCCGCATCAAAATCGATCCAGCCGCTCTTGCTGGCGGCAAGTTGCGAGTTGGAGGAAACTTTCACCGTCGGCACCGGAAAGCCGAGCGGAGTTCCGCGACCCGTGGTGAAAAGGATCAGCGTGGCCCCTGCCGCTGCAAGAGCGGTCGAAGACACCGCATCATTGCCCGGGGCCTCCAGCAGGGTAATGCCCGCTGTCTCAGCCAGGCCACCGTAATCGATGACGCCGCTCAGCCGCGCCCGGCCCGCTTTCTGAACCGCGCCGAGCGATTTTTCTTCGAGCGTGGTAATACCGCCGGCTATATTTCCGGGAGACGGGTTTTCGGACACAGCTTGCCCGTTCTCGAGGAAATAGCGCTTGAACCGGTTGAGCAACGCGCCGGCGCTTTCGAGAACCTCAGGGGTTTCGCTGCGGGCAAACAGGGATCGTTCCGCACCGAAAATCTCGGGTATCTCGGTGAGCACCAACCGCCCTTCGCTGGCGTCCACGCGGTTGCTGAACCTGCCTAACAGGGGATTCGCTGTCACACCGGAAAGCGCATCGGAACCCCCGCATTTGAGTCCGATGCAAAGTGCGGAAGAAGGCGCCTCGACGCGGGTTTGATCGCCGACCTTTTCGACCAGTTCCGCGATCAGCCCGAGCAAGGCCTTCCGCTCGTCGCCAACGTCCTGCGCCCGCATCGAGCGAAGTTTCGCACGGCTACGTTCGGGGACGGAGCCGACAAGTTCGTCCAGCTGGTTGCTCTCGCAGCCAAGGCCCACCAGCACGACGCCGCCGGCATTGGGATTGTCGCACAGCGCGGCAAGCACGGCCCGCGTGCCGGCAAGGTCTTCGCTCAGTTGTGAACATCCATGCGGATGGCCGAAAGCCACGACCGCATCTACACGATCCGCATGGAGGGCAGACGCCTCTCGTGCGACCATATCGGCGAGGGGTGAAACGCACCCGACAGTGGGCAGCACCCATATTTCGTTGCGGGTCGCGTAACGGCCGTCCGGGCGACGGTAACCCAGCCACGGGCAAAGTGGCGCGGCCGGCGTCGCTTCCATCTTCTCGCCCTCGAAGTCCGAATAGTTCAATTCGCCAGCCAAAGCCGTCTTCAGGTTATGGGAATGAACGTGCTCGCCCGCTCCGATCTGCTGGCTCGCGAGCCCGATCTGCTCGCCGTAGCGTCGAACAGGGTCTCCCGGCATTATTTCGCCGAGCGCGAACTTATGTCCACGCGGAATATCGCTGCGCAGCGCGGTGCGTTCGCCTGCAACCTCTACAGCCTCGCCGCCCTTCAGATCGGCCAGGGCTACCGCAACATTGTCGCGGTCATGGATTTTCCAGGCTGCAGGCCCACTGCCCGCTGCTCGTACCGACGGCTCCAACATAACCGCATTCCGCTTTCGTATGCTCGCCCAGGCGCGCTTGATTTACAGTGTAGAACGCTTCAAAAACCGATGTTGACACCGGTTACCACAACATCGGTTTCGGAACAATCGGCATCGCAGCGTCTTGCCTGACGGAGAGAATGAATGACCCGCCCACTTCACCTGGATGACGACGGGCTCTTCCCGCCTGATCCGGGCGTCCGTCTGATCGCCCGCCAGCTCTATTCCGAAGTATCCGGTTTACCCATCATATCGCCCCACGGGCATACCGATCCGGAATGGTTCGCGACCAACGAGCCTTTCGGCAATGCGTCCGAATTACTGCTGCATCCCGACCACTACCTTTTCCGGATGCTCTATTCGCAGGGCATTTCTCTCGAGGCCCTAGGCATTGGCGGCCGCGATGCCGACCCCCGCGAATCCTGGCGCTTGCTGGCAGAAAATTACCATCTGTTTCGCGGTACGCCCTCGCGCATATGGCTAGATTGGGTCTTCGCCAAATCCTTCGGTATCGGGGTGCGTCTCGACGCAGAAACCGCGGACTTCTATTTCGACACGATCTCGGAAGCCTTGCAGACCGAGCCTTTCCGTCCTCGCGCCCTGTTCGAGCGCTACGGCCTGGAAGTACTCGCCACGACCGAAAGCCCGATAGATACGCTGGAGCACCACAGGGCAATCAGGGAGAGCGGTTGGGACGGGCGCGTCATTACCGCCTATCGTCCCGACCCTGTCGTCGATCCCCATTTCGAGGGTTTCGCGCAGAACCTTGCGACATTTGCCGAACTGACCGGCGAAGATACCCAAGGCTGGTCGGGCTATCTCGCTGCGCATCGCAAGCGGCGGGCATTCTTCAAGGAAATGGGCGCGACCTCGACCGACCACGGCCATCCGACCGCGACCACGGCCAACCTTTCCCCCGCAGATGCGGCCGCGCTGTTCGACACGGTGAAAAGCGGAAGGGCATCGCCAAAGGAAGCGGAAGTTTTCCGCGGCCAGATGCTGACGGAAATGGCGGCGATGAGCATCGACGATGGATTGGTGATGCAGATTCACCCGGGCAGTTTCCGCAATCACAACAGGCTGTTGTTCAACAGTTTCGGTAGGGACAAGGGCGCCGATATCCCGACACGCACCGATTACGTGCACGCATTGCAGCCGCTGCTCGACCGATTCGGCAACGAACCTGACTTTTCGATCATCCTGTTTACCCTGGACGAAAGCAGCTATGCGCGCGAACTCGCACCCTTGGCCGGACATTACCCCTGCCTCAAGCTGGGACCGGCCTGGTGGTTTCACGATAGCCCCGAAGGCATGCGCCGCTTCCGGTTGATGACGACGGAAACGGCGGGTTTCTACAACACCGTCGGCTTCAACGACGATACCCGCGCCTTCCTTTCGATACCGGCACGCCACGATGTCGCCCGCAGGATCGATTGCGGTTTCCTCGCCCAATTGGTGGCGGAACATCGGATCGAGGATTGGGAGGCCGCTGACGTCGCGCGCGATCTTGCGTATAATCTCGCCAAGCGGGCATACCGCCTGTGAGATTGAACTCGCAAACGATCGCTCGTCTGCCCGCTGATATCGCGCGGTTCGCTTACGATCGAACCGGGCAGTCGATCGGCATCGTCCATTTCGGGATCGGAGCGTTCCATCGCGCGCACATGGCGAGCTACACCGATCTGGCGATGAACGCCGGAGAGCGTGACTGGATGATCAGCGGCGTCTCGCTGCGTTCTCGCTCCGTTGCAGAACGGCTTAATCCCCAAGAGGGTCTGTTTACGCTGACCGAGCGCGCGGGGGACAATGCTTCGACGCGGCTGGTCGGCTCCGTTGCAGAGGTTCTCTATGCGCCGGACCAAGCAGACGAGGTGATTTCGCGCATCGCAGATCCCGCCTGCCAGATCGTGAGTTTCACGGTCACCGAGAAAGGCTATGCCCGACGCGAAGGCAATTTGCTTAATCTCCAACTGGCAGAGGCCAGCTTCTATCCGCTTCTGTCCAGCGCCCTGGAAAGACGCCGGAAGAAGGGATTACCCGGAGTAACCCTGCTTTCCTGCGATAATCTGCCTGACAATGGCCGCGTGCTTCGAACGCTCTTCGCACAGTGGCTGGCAGCGCGAAACCCGGACATGATAGAATGGTTTCAGGCGCATTGCAGCGTTCCCTCGACAATGATCGACCGGATCGTTCCGCGCACCGATGAACAGGACCTCGCATGGCTGGAAGGCCTGATCGGAATGCAGGATCCCGGTGCCGTCTTCACGGAACGTTTTAGCCAATGGGTGATCGAGGACGATTTTGCAGGTCGGCGACCTGCCTGGGAAAATCATGGCGCACAACTTGTCGAGGACGTGAGATCTTACGAAACCGCCAAACTGCGGATGCTCAATGGTGCTCATTCGATGATTGCATATTGCGGTTTGCAGGCAGGGTACGAATTTGTTCATGAAGCCGTCGCGGACCCGATACTGCGCCGGAAGGCCGAACGCCTGATGCGCGAGGAAGCCTTGCCAACCATCTCTCCGGCAGAGGGGCAGGATCTCGAAGCATATGCCGACACCCTGATGGAACGATTTGCCGATCCTGCCTTGCGTCACCGGCTGTCTCAGATTGCGATGGATGGCACCCAGAAGATACCGCAAAGATGGCTCGATACGTTGGTCGATCTTGAAGAGGCGGGTGGTGTTCCGGAAGCGATCCCGACGGGAATTGATGCCTGGCTGTGGCATATCGAAGACAGGCGGTTCGTCGACGATCCAAGGAAGGTCGAATTGCACGAGGCGCTGTTGCAAGACGGACGTGAGGCGGTGCTTTCCCTATGCTTTCTGGGTCACAATGCGAATGCCGCCATCTGGCCAGGCTATACCGAACTGTTGCCTCGCCTGGTCATGCTGACAGACGGAAGATAGTGTTAGGACCGGAGCATTTCGATCATGAGGAACTGGCAAACGCACTTGATCCGGGATCGCTTGATTTCCTGCCATACACGGCGCTGCCCACGTCATGACCAGCGCCGGGGGACAATTTAGGGCAGATGAGTTCTTCTCTCCGCCGTCAAACGCGAACGGGCAACTTGCTCGAGGCCTTCATCTCCTTGAGCGACAGGTTTGACCGGATGCTGGTGACACCGGGCAGTCGCCGCATCGTGCTGTGAGCAGCTCAGTTGAACGAAGGCCATGACGCCGAGCCCAAGCTCCCGTCGACAGTGTTAAACTCCCCTCAATCAATCGATCCAACCGAAAGGCCCTTGCATGAGAGCTGGCCTGTTCGAGAGATCCCAAGAAGCGCCAACGGTCGTGAACGTGCCGGATCCGTCGCCGGGCCCGGATGGTGTCGTCCTCAAGGTCGAGGCGACTGGCGCCTGCCGCAGCGACTGGCATGGTTGGATGGAGTACAATAGCGACATCGACCTCCCGAACATCCCCGGCCATGAGCTGGCGGATGTGATCGAGATGGCCGGGAAGAACGTAAAGAACTGGAAGGTCGGCGAAGGGGTCGGCATCGACGCTGCACCGGAAGCATTGACGAATATGGACAAATTCCAGTCCGTCGGCGCGACCGTGATAACGAGCTTCTG
This is a stretch of genomic DNA from Erythrobacteraceae bacterium WH01K. It encodes these proteins:
- a CDS encoding TonB-dependent receptor — encoded protein: MPAIAMAQDVDTGDTIVEGGSGIDEDNVIIVSGFRESLNAAVSAKREAVGQVDVIVAEDIAKFPDTNLAESLQRIPGVAIERDAGEGRQITVRGLGAQFTRVRVNGIETIATSVDGASFNRDRAFDFNVFASELFNSIVVNKTASAALDEGSLGAVIDLNTGNPLAYGAGTKIVATAQGRYNDLNDDIAPRVAGLFAWNNIDETFGLSASAAWSKYETPELGNNSVRWAQADFRSVDGVNCAANPADAGCVEAGDAFHPRIPRYGLVNHDRERLGATAAIQFRPSDSTDMEINALYSNFKEDRDEYWGEVLLRSNEDEIDLRNYVIDADNNLISADLVNAWIRNERYHRESETEFYQISGRIDQSFGDKVTAKLLGGFSQSDATIPVETTIIFDDRDGNYSYDYSDMEFPLLVFGTDVTNPSNFQLAEFRDRPSAVDNKFRTIALDLEWAPVDGLAISAGPFYRQFDYFTTSARRDNQYCSAFTCAAGAYGAPVTADLAELFELGDAGQPSGNTNSWVVPNLDAATAFVNLYNIAAVTREGDERGVKEKVKGAYFQTDFEVDLPLRVSGNFGARYAKTDQTSQGFNNGQYVTVQRSYDDFLPAANLNIFPSDDFIIRGAIAKVITRPSLGNLTPGGSVDEFNFRITTGNPFIEPYRAWNYDLSLEYYFAPGALVSLAGFIKAIESFPVGESLQITWAQSGLPNSLLTPGTPVYDAIVNGTDPNREFEFRTTTNGEGATIKGVEFGLNLPFSAFTSGTLSDFGVLGNVTYVDSNQDVEFNGEIFQATFPGVSKYSANGTVYYDNGRFSVRVSGAYRSDYNTGNSGNNNFLEGFGSTFNLDASIRYKLTDKIELLIDGNNLTDQYRYRWTDEFARRNYENNHFGRIVMVGARIEM
- a CDS encoding alpha/beta hydrolase; the protein is MNSDRRSVLTAGLALSAFGAGRAYAQTPLPTADGLLPPGLPQPTEIIDLWPAGAPGYPANPPVEKTTERSTDALVNDRAVLGITVPRMAVFRPDRPNGAAVLLIPGGGYKHVVVDKEGYEMARWLTARGFTAFVLFYRLPYDGWAAGPDVCLSDAQRSMRLIRHRWAQFAIDPERVAVMGFSAGGHLCADLGTRFAAVTYDKTDDADELGAKPFCAAPAYPVISMATEAAHPGSREKLLGAAPLPALVAAHSPDQNVPEDAPPFFILHAEDDDVVPVENALLLRAALKAKGIPVETHLFQHGGHGFGLRKAVGKSVAVWPELWRSWARSIGFA
- a CDS encoding family 43 glycosylhydrolase, whose protein sequence is MTYDRRDFFRNAGALGLASALPGSIATGVRAAESPSRPADPGSYARGFDNQRIADLGNGRFLNPVVSGDRPDPAILRDGDDYFLTFSTFDAYPGLTIWHSRDLVNWRPLKAALQKNIGSVWAPGLHKDRGRYLLYIPVKAQPRNDIFVSWASEIEGPWSDPVALDLPNHIDPCHAVAEDGSRWLFLSGGDRVRLADDSLSLAGEVEHVYDPWRYPSDWIVEGFSPEGPKIHRIGEWFYMLTAVGGTAGPPTGHMVIAARSRSLHGPWQHHPRNPIVRTNSIDEAWWSRGHASLVQAPDDSWWSLYHGYENGYWTLGRQCLLDPVRFTSDGWFDMHGADLSGPIAKPSGGGTQPHGMALSDDFSRPLELGSKWSFFRPDTDERNRIRIEDGTLHFAGKGEAPSSGSPLLITAGDRSYMFECDIECAEGGRAGLVLFYDDKLYCGLGFDEQRFVTHQYGIERARPANPHGRRMRMRVTNRQHIVTFDTSGDDGRTWHRFDRGMEVSGYHHNVRGGFLMLRPGLYAAGKGEARFRDFRFTALAD
- the dctP gene encoding TRAP transporter substrate-binding protein DctP, giving the protein MGMSVPVNRRGFLAGSAALGAGLMLAGCDRRMSGLLTSADAHPADYPTSRAVSYMGELLAERTGGRLGIKLYAGGQLGSETDTLEITSFGGLDLNRVNLAPLNSMEPMTLPLSLPFVFDSVDHMRRVVDSDIGDEVLASLEPHGLIGLCFYDSGARSFYNKARPINSPADMKGMKLRVPASDLYVAMVNALGANAVPISFGEIYQSLTQGVIDGAENNWPTLVSERHYEAINFFSLTDHLLTPEALVMSKASWDRLDAADKQIVAQTAKESVIRMRELWDARVDEAKAAIEASDVTVNTVDKQPFANLMKPVWSEFITTPQQQSIVERITAMGGQ
- a CDS encoding TRAP transporter small permease; amino-acid sequence: MLLIRLGALGLVAMTAIIGWQVFGRFVLNSSPSWTEQASLILMIWYVMFAAAAGVYEGFHIRIALLEEKLGERAAPARRLVAAIVMLLGLVLLIYGAELCWLVRDNVVPSLGVSRSVAYFPMPLSGLLMALFAMPGVLGRASYPAQEEEA